ttattggtggtagaagtagtgatttgtgttataccttagttactaaactgttcttatctcaacccgtgggagttgcattctttctgattctcctctccgtccctctgggagtagagggagggaaagaaggggggcagtgagtggacaagctgtgtggatcggtttaaaccacgacagcaacTTAAGCCAGCAATGAAAAGACAGAACTCTGTAGTAGCTGAGGAATGAGACCACAGCCAACAAACACTGCTTAAGCACAGTGTCCTGAAAGCGTATCTTTGGAAAGAACTTACATACAAATGTATAGTTcccattcattttaattaaataaaaaaaaaaagtgtatttcccATATTCCATTTATTTATCTGAATCAGTCCTAGCAGAAAGGCCACCACCCGTAAAAGTTAAACATACCAGTCTGCAGGCCCTGGAGAAGTTTCTATCAGTAGTACTCCACTGTAGAATGAAAAGAACCTCAGAAACAGACTCCATTGCCAGTCCACCATGACTAAATTCTTGTTTAACCTTTCATAGTTTCTACTGTCTGAACAGCACCTAGAACTGCAAGTTGATGGACCACACATCCCGACAGTAGAAAATCCAAAATGTGTTCTTGCCCAACAAACACTGGCACTGCTTGTAAAGTCTGAACAGAGTGCCCTTATCTAACGAGGTGCGCTAAGCAGTCCTGCTTTAGCTGCCAGAGCTTCATTCTGCTGGATGTGGTACTCCTGGAATCTCAGGGAGATCCTCTGTGTCATTTTTAAGTACTTCTGTAGGCAGTTGTCTGAGCAAGTCATCTAGAGGAAGAGGGAAACAGAAGGCTTCAAACAGTAATTAAAACACTTCCCCTAACAGGACCCAAAATATAATCATATACAGGGATAAATAATGTGATGACTACATCTCATATTCTGTGTTAAGCCTCAAGGTGAGGGCCTAGTTGTGCACAGTGGAAAATGGGAAGTTTAGTTTTTGAAGAATGTCTGGAATatcttttaatataaatatcCTTTAATATAAATTCTCATATGACAGTCTTCATGGAAAGCATCTCAGATCTAGGAGATACTACCATTTCTTCCTTGGAAGACTCTTGAGAAATTAAAGTAtgtaaagcattttatttcacaatAAGTAATAAATCTATTAAATTAGTGTCTCTTTAAAGTTCTGTTTGCAAGCACACATCTTTGACAGTCAGATGTTGTCTACTATATGTTGGCTCAGTTTAACCTTTTCTAAGCTCTATCAGTCTTCTTGCACCTCCTTGGTTAACCTGCACAAAAGCAACCAGAGTACCCTCAAGTTCTCAGTCAACTGGACAGGGAAATAAATACCTGGGCCTATTCCACCCACGGTagcatattttaaatgtagAGGTTTGAGGTAGGGGGGTTTAAGTGTAAAGAAAGAATTATGAGATGGTTTCTGAGCAACAGTTTAACCAATTGGGTATTGTGCATTGTGGTTCTAAGCCTTTGCTATCACTGTAAAAGTTAGCAAATTTAGAATGAAAGGAAAGACACCAAATTTGCCTGATTACTAGAAAACCTGAAATTGCTTTGATTGTACTTAGCATGGAGGGATGTGAAAAGCAGATGGGCtaaaaatgaacaagaaaaaaacatatgcAGCTGTGCATACCACTTGTCCTTCTCTCTCTTTGACCTGGCATCAGCTATGGCAAAACCTGTTGAGCAGGAGTCAAGTTCCACTAGGAAACAAATTCTGGAACTACCCCAAGCCACTGCTCCCAGAGGGTGTGGTATTTGTGATATGGTGCCTGGGGAAGTCTAGACTTGCAGTGCAGTCTTGCTTTAGGGGAAAAAGGTCAGAAGCTGTTGTTTCAAATGGAGACTCTCAAAGGAGATTCATGGAGGTATTAATTATATAATAAGAAATTACAACTTTGAAGAGAAACATAGGAATTTCCATACAAGATCAGTCCAGTGGTGCATCTAGACCACTGTGTTTCCAGCAGGGGCCAGAGCCAGATGCTCTGCAAGAAACCCCGTAATGGATAATCATGGGCAAAACTTACTTCCCATCAGAGAGATTCTTCCTATCCTTCAATGGCTCCTGTGCTACTGACATGGCCCCTTTGCAgagcacagaaggaaagaaagaaagaggaaaaaaaaaagggggggggggaatctaAAAGTATTTTTGGGGTATAAATCTTTAATTCCCCTTCAGTGAGTGTTCATTGGTTCTGGATTTCAGGTCTTCAATGAAAGACTATATGAACTgctactttaaaagaaattctaGTAACACTTAGGGTAGCAGAGAAAGTGCAATCCTCTAATAGAAAATCACATACCATCCAGAAAGGTAAAGAGTTGTGCTGCCAACACCTCTGCCAGTTCTGTTAATTGACACTCCTTTTATTGTTCAAGCAATTCAAAATGACTTGTTAAAAGATAGTAAAAACCCTATCTAGAATAATTTTGACCTCCTATAGGTAATAAAAATTCTGTTAAAGCAGATGCAGAGATCAGGGAAACAAGGAACCCATCTTGGGAAGGTAAGAGAGCTTTGTTTAGAGCAGCAGAACAGAAGCTGAAAGGAGACATGATTTTTACCTGCGCTGAGGAGTTAAAGTCcaaggaggcagaaaatgctCAAGAACAATGGTTAGTTTAAaactttgggttgttttttttcctgccagcaGAGTCATGCAAAGTTTATTAGACTTTTAACCAACAAAATTATGAGCTTCTGAAACAGCCTCTCAACAGGAAAGGAGAGGTGAGGCAAAACCCATGCAACTAATGTAATTGAGAGCTTAAATCTTTTTTGCAGATGTCTATGATGTGGTGGAGCTTCCTACAATGCAGAAGTGGATTTAACAGCCAGAGCTCTGGAGACCTGCATTTCTGTGGCTCACTACAAAGCGGGGAACATAGGCACGTAAACAAGTATTTCAGTAGGATTCTACCTTCAAAGAATGGGATGCAGGCTGTAGGTAGGCAACTTCCATGTCCATAAAGATACCATCCATCAGAAGCTGAGGCACAAGAACCTCCACTGACAGCTCAGAGAATGAAATACACAGAACTGCAATAAGCAGCCAATATTCAAGTGAGATCAGGAAGACTCCCTGTGTGTACATACTGAAAAGACAACAATGATAAAACCTCAAGAGGTCCTAGCCCATAGCTTGTAGCTGATGATCTTAATACATGAAAAGCACTTTATTTTGGTTGCTTGGTCGATTTCTCTTTGCAAACAGACTTTTAGGGTGCAAAGAAGTATCTGGCATCACCTTGGACGTATCTGGAGAAGCAAAACTACAGACAAGCTGTTTCTTCCACCAAGTCGCTTCCTTTCTAACTTGGAAGCTACATTCCAGACACCTGTACTCCACTAAAGACTGCTACCTATCTTTTTAACTAATTGAAAGATCAAAACTTCCTAAATTGCTTCTGAAACTCAAATGCTATACAGCAGTTCTGCCAAAGGGTCATTAAAAGCATTTACCTACCTCTTCTGGTTTAACTTCTCTGCTAGTGAAATCTTTTATGCAATGCAGGAAGcagttttctgtaattttattgTATGTTCCAAGAAACTCCTTGaactataaataaaaattggaCAATGAGCATTAAGAAAAATGTCTACATTAACTTTCTTTATGCACAGCTGCATGGGCCATTTCATGACAGTAACATTTCAAGAATGAGTCAGCAGAAAAATTTACTATTAGTCAGAATATGACAGCACCAAATGCTGCCAGTATTTCAAATCAGATACTATACTGTGTCTGTCAATAGCCCAAATGTTTAAATTTTGGTTGCTACAGAACAAGAAATTTTTGTCCTTCTCTATGCCCTACACTTCTTACTCTATGTGACAAAGTAACAGAAGATCTTCAAAGCCACCACTCATGAATACAGCATCTTACCTGCTTGATCTGATCAGCTTCTGAGATTTGTCCAGCCATATTCTACTGCttgcaattcagtcacctgTTCTGAAGATAAAAGTTTCACACAAAAATCATATATATGAACTGCAGCATTTTACAACAGAATCGATTTTTTATGTCCTTGAAGTATGTTTAAACCCAGCTTTGCTAGCAAACTTTCAAGCCAtccacttagaatcatagaatcatagaatagttagggttggaaaggacctcaagatcatctagttccaatcccccaccataggcagggacacctcacactaaaccatcccaccaagGCTtcaaccaacctggccttgaacactgccagggatggagcattcacagtccccctgggcaaccgattccagtgtctcaccaccctaacaggaaagaatttcctccttatctccaatctaaacttcccctgtttaagttttaacccgttaccccttgtcctgtcactacagtccctgacgaagagaccctccccagcatccctataggcccccttcaggtactggaaggctgctatgaggtctccacgcagccttctcttctccaggctgaacagccccaacttcctcagcctgtcttcatacgggaggtgctccagtcccctgatcatcctcgtggcccaattctggacttgttccagcagttccatgtcctttttatgttgaggacaccagaactgcacacaatactccaggtgaggtctcacaagagcagagtagaggggcaggatcacctccttcgacctgctggtcacgctgcttttgatgcagcccaggatacggttggctttctgggctgcgagcgcacactgccggctcatgttcattttctcatcgaccagcacccccaagtccttctccgcagggccgctctgaatctcttctttgcccaatctgtagccgtgcctgggattgctctgacccaggtgtaggaccttgcacttgtcatggttgaacttcataaggttggcatcagcccaccttacaagcgtgtcaaggtccctctggatggcatccgttccctccagcatatcaaccggaccacacagcttggagtcatcagcaaacttgctgagggcgcattcaatcccactgtccatgtcagtgatgaagatgttaaacaagaccggtcccaacaccgatccctgagggacaccactcgttaccggtctccagccggacatcgagccattgacaaCAACTCTGTGtatggccatccagccagttctttatccaccgagtggtccatgcatcaaattgatgtctctccaatttagagagaaggatgtcatgtgggacagtgtcaaatgctttgcacaagtccaggtagatgacatcaactgttttacccttgtccatcagatctgtagccccatcatagaaggccactaaattggtcaggcaggatttccccttagtgaagccatgctggtagtcaccaagcaccttgctgtttttcatgtgccttagcatgctgtccaggagaatgtgctccaagattctgccaggcacagaggtgagactgactggtctgtaattccccgggtcttccattttccccttcttgaaaatgggggttatatttccctttttccagtcgtcgggaacttcacctgactgccatgatttttcaaatatgatggccagtggcttagcaacttcatttgccagctccttcaggaccctcggatggatttcatcaggtcccatggacttgtgcacgtttaGATTTTTAAgac
The Lathamus discolor isolate bLatDis1 chromosome 6, bLatDis1.hap1, whole genome shotgun sequence DNA segment above includes these coding regions:
- the TIMM9 gene encoding mitochondrial import inner membrane translocase subunit Tim9, which gives rise to MAGQISEADQIKQFKEFLGTYNKITENCFLHCIKDFTSREVKPEEMTCSDNCLQKYLKMTQRISLRFQEYHIQQNEALAAKAGLLSAPR